One window of Papaver somniferum cultivar HN1 chromosome 9, ASM357369v1, whole genome shotgun sequence genomic DNA carries:
- the LOC113313935 gene encoding inositol 3-kinase-like translates to MVQEVGKIESELGNGKVAQVLVVGNYCHDVLIQDDKIIGESLGGASSFISNVFDNLSIDSDYISKVGFEFAYYNSVTHKPISSSSSMTTLFHAYFSSDGNQERTLRRIHACDPISVSDLPNSSSRFDFGLAVGVGGEILPETLQHMIDICDVVFVDVQALIRVFDSIDGTVKLVSLKESGFFHLLPRIGFLKASAEEALFVDIEEARKHCCVVVTDGKDGCRVYTKDDKLQISPFPAVQIDPTGAGDSFLGGLVAALIQGRPVSDAALLGNFFGSLTVAQIGIPKFDLRLMQIVKDELHQRRIICIDHCERRDMEPEVNTSIEENLGFQEFLNSITEHLPTHNSEEENPLGARHSPAKASEKNNQYQINSHHKLTLVPVYKEAASVVDSQLHDTT, encoded by the exons ATGGTTCAAGAAGTAGGAAAAATTGAATCAGAGCTGGGGAATGGGAAAGTTGCTCAAGTATTAGTAGTAGGAAATTATTGTCATGATGTATTAATTCAAGATGATAAAATTATTGGTGAAAGTCTTGGGGGTGCATCTTCATTCATATCAAATGTATTTGATAATCTCTCAATCGATTCTGATTACATTTCAAAAGTGGGTTTTGAGTTTGCTTATTATAACTCAGTTACTCATAAACctatttcatcttcatcatcaatgaCAACACTTTTTCATGCATATTTTTCATCAGATGGGAATCAAGAAAGAACCCTTAGAAGAATTCATGCATGTGATCCAATCTCAGTATCTGATCTTCCAAATTCATCATcaagatttgattttggtttagcAGTAGGTGTTGGTGGTGAGATATTgcctgaaacattacaacatATGATTGATATTTGTGATGTTGTGTTTGTTGATGTTCAAGCTTTGATTAGGGTTTTTGATTCAATTGATGGGACTGTAAAACTTGTTAGTTTGAAAGAAAGTGGGTTTTTTCATTTACTACCTAGAATTGGGTTTTTGAAAGCTTCAGCTGAAGAAGCACTTTTTGTTGATATTGAAGAAGCAAGGAAACATTGTTGTGTAGTTGtaacagatgggaaagatggGTGTAGGGTTTATACAAAGGATGATAAACTGCAAATTTCACCTTTCCCTGCTGTTCAGATCGATCCGACTGGTGCCGGGGATAGTTTCTTAGGGGGATTGGTTGCTGCACTTATACAAGGTCGGCCTGTTTCAGATGCTGCGTTACTTGGGAACTTTTTCGGTTCGTTAACTGTTGCACAAATCGGAATACCAAAGTTTGATTTGAGGTTGATGCAG ATAGTCAAGGATGAGCTGCATCAGAGGAGAATTATATGCATCGACCATTGTGAAAGACGAGATATGGAGCCAGAGGTAAACACATCCATAGAAGAAAACCTCGGTTTCCAAGAATTCCTTAATTCAATTACGGAACACCTTCCCACCCACAACAGTGAGGAAGAAAATCCTCTGGGCGCTCGGCATTCACCTGCTAAAGCAAGCGAGAAGAACAACCAATACCAGATAAACAGTCACCATAAGTTAACACTTGTTCCTGTTTATAAAGAGGCAGCTTCAGTCGTTGATAGCCAATTACATGATACAACATAA
- the LOC113312508 gene encoding protein MAINTENANCE OF MERISTEMS-like, producing the protein MLSRITSRFAQGKKMNNKKRKGKGPMEPEIDPNVGDLEVPDTGFDEDSEDETTPSVVSLDNYNCLEDSDKHASTDITYSSDPKFRYQHRGSLFSVIVYYKEITKHSPKIKYIIDKAGWGRLLAMEIGEASHPVIDYLVERWWDTTHTFHFPFGEMGFTPLDWVVLTGLSIGIGDDVPYNPVKYKFDYVREHVFPEIEEPLDYEDPPISGKKRPPAQWISDAITIKFLTTYFKEDILVAANLDDKLAEKVARAFFMYVLGNFFFSNAKNYIDAAWLAAFEDLNAVDMYDWGGPAFAKLYVALNASGRGQKSLTGPFQILEFWGYEYLGICRPCDPTSEEKWPRTSRWKAKKKTIDIVHCRNALNQLTADIVTWRPWESAIGVLDSDVGRRAVELSNKRVIFTWIGKNMWYLGERSWRQNHPTFGIPRNPPFKIGEVSHEKAKLVKEAGWVDANMFVKAVSYNMYLRYWRHVTNFHQFVTKVDWVVELHGVDGDRVKHLIQRPAQHVPIPPPQQLSYPEAYNLVQEHADFNRAFREFVLYETEDRMIRLKAKDEVIRGLAARNNYLEDQMQFRMQQTPRPPIGFGSFSETIPPAVWAPVSQASTMSSVNPHPRMTFIPPRQTPSHTPTDE; encoded by the exons ATGTTGAGCAGAATAACGTCGAGATTTGCACAAGGAAAAAAGATGAATAATAAGAAACGCAAAGGTAAAGGTCCAATGGAGCCTGAAATAGACCCTAATGTTGGAGATTTGGAAGTTCCAGATACCGGGTTCGATGAAGATAGCGAAGATGAAACAACACCGTCCGTGGTATCCCTAGATAACTACAATTGCCTGGAAGATAGTGACAAACACGCTTCTACAGATATTACATATTCAAGCGATCCAAAATTCAGGTACCAACATCGTGGTTCACTCTTTTCGGTCATTGTTTATTATAAGGAGATAACAAAACATAGTCCAAAAATTAAATACATTATCGACAAGGCAGGATGGGGACGTTTATTAGCCATGGAAATAGGAGAAGCATCACACCCAGTGATTGATTATCTTGTTGAACGTTGGTGGGATACAACGCATACTTTTCACTTCCCTTTTGGTGAAATGGGATTCACGCCGCTTGATTGGGTAGTGTTGACAGGATTGAGTATTGGAATTGGGGATGATGTTCCGTATAACCCAGTCAAGTACAAATTTGATTATGTCCGTGAGCATGTTTTTCCAGAAATAGAAGAACCCTTAGATTATGAAGATCCCCCAATCTCTGGAAAAAAACGCCCCCCGGCACAGTGGATTTcagatgcaatcacaattaaattTTTGACTACGTATTTCAAAGAAGATATCTTGGTTGCAGCTAATTTGGATGACAAACTTGCAGAAAAAGTGGCGAGggccttttttatgtatgttttgggaaattttttcttttccaatgCAAAGAACTACATTGATGCGGcttggttagctgcttttgaggATCTAAATGCAGTTGATATGTATGACTGGGGTGGTCCTGCTTTTGCAAAATTGTATGTGGCACTCAACGCATCTGGTAGGGGACAGAAGTCATTAACTGGGCCgttccaaatattagag ttttggggatATGAATATCTGGGCATATGTAGACCGTGCGACCCAACTAGTGAAGAAAAATGGCCAAGAACTTCCCGGTGGAAAGCGAAGAAAAAGACTATCGATATTGTTCACTGTAGGAATGCGCTTAATCAGTTGACTGCAGACATCGTGACATGGAGACCGTGGGAATCCGCCAttggtgttcttgactctgatGTTGGTCGCAGGGCTGTGGAGCTTTCAAACAAAAGGGTTATATTTACTTGGATTGGCAAG AATATGTGGTACCTAGGAGAACGATCTTGGAGGCAAAATCATCCTACTTTTGGAATTCCTAGAAATCCACCATTTAAAATTGGCGAGGTCAGTCATGAGAAAGCAAAACTTGTGAAAGAAGCTGGATGGGTAGATGCAAATATGTTTGTGAAAGCTGTTTCATATAATATGTATCTGCGATATTGGCGACATGTAACTAACTTCCATCAATTCGTGACCAAAGTCGATTGGGTAGTTGAATTACACGGGGTTGATGGTGACCGTGTTAAACACCTTATTCAACGACCTGCTCAGCATGTACCtattccaccaccacaacaattATCATAC CCTGAAGCTTATAATCTAGTTCAAGAACATGCCGATTTTAATCGTGCGTTTCGCGAGTTTGTATTATATGAAACGGAAGACAGGATGATACGTTTAAAGGCAAAAGATGAAGTAATACGAGGCCTTGCAGCTCGTAACAATTACCTGGAGGATCAGATGCAATTCCGTATGCAACAAACGCCGCGTCCCCCTATTGGATTCGGCAGTTTTTCTGAAACTATCCCACCAGCGGTGTGGGCTCCAGTGAGTCAAGCATCAACAATGTCGTCTGTTAACCCCCATCCGAGAATGACGTTTATCCCACCACGGCAAACACCATCGCATACTCCTACTGATGAATAA
- the LOC113312506 gene encoding uncharacterized protein LOC113312506: MAPRGPNFTTEEDTMICRIHLAISQDSATGTDQPERVLWSRIKDKLEEALPCKPKRTWTSIQSRFQGISRQVSLYSAKVLEVDGEYHSGWNEVLRVEEIRKRFKESNGNKKFKHEECYEILKDSIKYSGRSTFVFDSGQEMEDSQSGEENADIEETIPGESSDDLDIGDIENTRKRQLGKKASKQQKNRESKIQCPGGNARGYN; the protein is encoded by the exons ATGGCACCACGAGGTCCCAATTTTACAACAGAAGAAGATACAATGATATGTAGAATCCATTTAGCCATATCTCAAGATTCTGCTACCGGAACCGATCAACCAGAAAGAGTATTATGGAGTCGGATCAAAGATAAGTTGGAAGAAGCCCTGCCTTGTAAACCAAAACGTACTTGGACTTCTATCCAGAGTcgatttcagggaataagtaGACAGGTTTCACTTTATTCTGCAAAAGTGTTGGAAGTTGATGGTGAATATCATAGCGGATGGAATGAAGTCTTGAGG GTTGAAGAGATAAGAAAGCGATTCAAAGAAAGTAATGGtaacaaaaaatttaagcacgaagagtgctacgaaATTCTAAAAGATAGTATCAAATATTCAGGACGGTCGACGTTTGTGTTTGATTCAGGCCAAGAAATGGAAGATTCTCAGAGTGGTGAGGAAAACGCTGATATTGAGGAAACAATTCCAGGCGAGTCCAGTGATGATCTAGATATTGGAGATATAGAGAACACACGTAAGCGTCAGTTGGGGAAGAAAGCatcgaaacaacaaaagaacagGGAGAGCAAAATCCAATGCCCAGGAGGAAATGCTAGAGGATATAATTAA
- the LOC113313934 gene encoding LIMR family protein At5g01460: MGDFNLALVIVAIVVTVLVFIFNVYLLINYQHPDDANQAYFPKFVVVFGLSVAAISILMLPADVANRQACSNAIYNGACNLTLPMKTLWLVVYIVDAVLVFLVIPFAMFFYEGDQEKSVGKRIKSALLWCGTSVIVCGLVLGILYGVIGKVDFTVRHLSSSANNFPNDWKTFSSGQPCGDSTNHQCSAYTANAASESTWTMRTTFPEYVVALATIVGSVLFSIFGGVGIVSLPLGLIFSFIRRPKAVITRSQYIKEATELGKKAKELKKAADALRQEEKNGAKGRKWRKNVKAVEKELLLLEEDVKALEEMYPQGEKAETSWALTVIGYLAKLVLGVLGLIVSVAWIAHIIIYLLIDPPLTSFLNEVFIKLDDVWGLLGTAAFAFFCFYLLLAVIAGAMMLGLRLVFITIHPMKWGATLMNSFLFNVGLILLCSISVIQFCATAFGYYAQATAAQEIFGHTLQSLRGIKYLYKYNVFQIAFVVLAGLTFIYYAIFGWRKRKPSGRFQLAT, translated from the exons ATGGGGGATTTTAACCTAGCTTTGGTAATTGTTGCAATAGTTGTGACAGTATTAGTATTCATCTTCAATGTATACTTGTTGATCAATTATCAACATCCGGATGATGCAAACCAGGCTTATTTCCCtaaatttgttgttgtttttggtcTATCTGTTGCTGCTATCTCTATATTGATGTTACCAGCTGATGTTGCTAATCGACAAGCTTGTAGTAATGCTATATATAATGGAGCTTGTAATCTTACTTTGCCTATGAAGACTCTTTGGTTGGTTGTTTACATAGTTGATGCTGTTCTTGTTTTCTTGGTTATTCCTTTCGCTATGTTCTTCTATGAAGGAGACCAAGAAAA GAGTGTAGGGAAAAGGATAAAGAGCGCGTTATTATGGTGTGGGACGTCCGTGATTGTTTGTGGTCTTGTGCTTGGGATTTTATATG GGGTAATTGGGAAGGTAGACTTCACAGTCAGGCACCTTTCTTCATCGGCAAATAACTTTCCAAATGACTGGAAAACCTTCTCTAGTGGTCAACCTTGTGGAGACTCAACAAATCACCAG TGCTCCGCATACACAGCAAATGCTGCATCAGAGTCAACTTGGACAATGCGCACTACATTTCCTGAATATGTTGTCGCTCTTGCTACCATTGTGGGATCAGTACTTTTCTCT ATATTTGGTGGCGTTGGCATTGTTTCCTTGCCTTTAGGACTTATATTTTCATTTATTCGGCGTCCAAAGGCTGTCATTACTCGCTCACAGTATATCAAG GAAGCAACTGAGCTGGGAAAAAAAGCAAAAGAATTGAAGAAAGCAGCTGATGCACTCCGCCAAGAGGAGAAAAACGGTGCTAAGGGGAGAAAATGGCGCAAAAATGTCAAGGCTGTTGAAAAG GAGTTGCTTCTCTTAGAAGAGGATGTGAAAGCTTTGGAGGAGATGTATCCTCAAGGGGAAAAG GCGGAGACTTCTTGGGCTTTAACTGTTATTGGTTACTTGGCAAAACTTGTGTTGGGGGTTCTAGG gTTGATTGTATCGGTAGCATGGATTGCACATATTATTATATACCTGCTAATTGATCCTCCACTTACCTCTTTTCTAAATGAAGTTTTTATCAAGCTCGATGATGTCTGGG GTCTTCTAGGTACAGCTGCGTTTGCATTCTTCTGCTTTTACCTTCTGTTGGCAGTGATTGCAGGGGCCATGATGCTTGGTCTACGATTAGTTTTCATAACAATCCATCCCATGAA ATGGGGAGCAACTCTTATGAACTCGTTTCTTTTCAACGTTGGACTCATCCTCCTTTGCTCCATCAG TGTAATTCAGTTCTGTGCAACAGCCTTTGGTTATTATGCTCAAGCAACTGCCGCACAGGAAATATTTGGCCACACTTTGCAATCTCTCCGTGGAATCAAATATCTCTACAA GTATAACGTATTTCAAATTGCGTTCGTTGTTCTAGCAGGATTGACTTTTATCTACTATGCGATCTTT GGCTGGAGAAAGAGAAAACCTAGTGGGAGGTTCCAACTTGCCACATAA
- the LOC113312507 gene encoding uncharacterized protein LOC113312507 has product MTWSHTRIKIPRNREAGDILLWNDYFSDNPTYPANIFRRRFRMRRELFNRILADVVSRNPYFAQKRDACGILGLSPHQKVTAAIRMLAYGCAADAIDEYLRIGETTVLEATRRFCKTIVIHRKNKFSSMQEGARKDVERGFGVLQQQFAIVKQPARMWNPDVLAYIMKTVIILHNMIVEDERLPGDWPHEYDSRSRSAPVNISRVGTEELSRMRAAHRRHAIHNKETHFRLRQDLIEHIWSNFGDNY; this is encoded by the exons ATGACATGGTCTCATACTCGTATAAAAATACCAAGAAATCGTGAAGCCGGAGATATACTTCTCTGGAATGACTACTTTTCTGACAACCCCACCTACCCAGCTAACATATTTCGTAGGAGATTCAGAATGCGGCGAGAATTGTTCAACCGAATATTGGCAGATGTGGTGTCTAGAAATCCTTATTTTGCTCAAAAAAGAGATGCTTGTGGCATTCTTGGATTATCCCCTCATCAGAAAGTAACTGCAGCAATCcgaatgttagcttatggatgtgcAGCAGATGCAATAGATGAGTATTTACGCATTGGAGAAACCACCGTTTTAGAAGCAACCCGTCGGTTTTGCAAGACGATTGTG ATACACCGAAAAAATaaattttcatcgatgcaagagggagCACGGAAAGATGTAGAGCGTGGATTTGGTGTACTGCAACAACAATTTGCCATTGTCAAACAACCTGCACGAATGTGGAACccggatgtgcttgcctatataatGAAAACGGTTATtattttacataatatgatagtggaGGATGAGCGTCTTCCCGGTGATTGGCCACATGAATATGACTCACGTAGCAGGTCGGCACCGGTGAATATATCGAGGGTAGGTACTGAGGAACTTTCCAGAATGAGAGCTGCACATCGGCGTCATGCTATACACAATAAAGAAACACATTTTCGCTTGCGTCAAGATTTAATCGAACACATATGGTCAAATTTTGGAGATAATTATTAA